AAGGAGGCAAACAGGCAAATGTTGGCATCCCGGAGATGGAACCACTCATCCATGATGCTCTTGAGGGGGCGTTTATCAAAGAGAGCATTTGCCACATAGGTGTTTTCGTCGAAGCCGGGAATGGGCTGTTCCTCGCCCCGTGCAATACACAATGCACGTGTGCCGAAGATCCGTTCGGCATCCAAAAGATGTCCGATGACCTCCTTGATGCTCCACTTTCCGTCTTCATAACGGTACCGAGCGCGATCGTCATCCAGAACGGCAGCAAAAGCCGCCATTTCCTCACGCTGACCGTCCAGCGTGGACATTACATCGTCTTCTTCTACCTGATCCA
This region of Ignavibacteria bacterium genomic DNA includes:
- a CDS encoding DinB family protein, which translates into the protein MRPAAHEFPAYYEQYVDQVEEDDVMSTLDGQREEMAAFAAVLDDDRARYRYEDGKWSIKEVIGHLLDAERIFGTRALCIARGEEQPIPGFDENTYVANALFDKRPLKSIMDEWFHLRDANICLFASLSEEDVSRIGIANGKPITPRAIIWTIAGHTVHHLRILRERYGVS